In a single window of the Manis pentadactyla isolate mManPen7 chromosome 14, mManPen7.hap1, whole genome shotgun sequence genome:
- the LOC118923875 gene encoding C-type lectin domain family 2 member H-like: PQTWIGFENKCFYFSEETRNWTFSQTFCASLEAYLVQFETAEELNFLKRYKGPSDHWIGLRRESSHHIWKWTHNPEYNVSSVIKGGGECAYLNDNGVSSARVYTDRKWICSKPSNVCRCQVSSRSL, translated from the exons CCCCAAACATGGATTGGATTTGAaaataagtgtttttatttttctgaagaaacaaGAAATTGGACATTCAGCCAGACCTTTTGTGCCTCTTTAGAAGCTTATCTTGTTCAGTTTGAAACTGCAGAGGAACTG AATTTCCTGAAAAGATACAAAGGCCCTTCTGACCACTGGATAGGCCTCAGAAGAGAGTCATCACATCACATTTGGAAATGGACACACAACCCTGAATACAATGTCTC GTCTGTCATCAAAGGAGGTGGGGAATGCGCCTACCTGAATGATAATGGAGTCAGTAGCGCCAGGGTCTACACAGACAGGAAATGGATTTGCAGCAAACCGAGTAACGTCTGCAGATGCCAAGTTTCTTCCAGGTCTTTATAG